From Paraburkholderia sabiae, a single genomic window includes:
- a CDS encoding DUF6723 family protein produces MTRPRMIFPKARNAVASKPESQSDYQIYATYRRTTEGSYMGQLKVVRKTDGRLLFPFTGAPDIGPYTDGDQAREAAHRHGETIVQSDLDNPEP; encoded by the coding sequence ATGACAAGGCCACGGATGATTTTCCCGAAAGCGCGCAATGCTGTGGCCTCGAAACCCGAGTCGCAGAGCGACTATCAGATCTACGCCACCTACCGACGCACGACGGAGGGGTCGTATATGGGACAGCTAAAGGTCGTGCGCAAGACGGATGGCCGTCTGCTGTTTCCGTTCACAGGCGCGCCCGACATCGGCCCGTATACCGATGGCGATCAGGCGCGCGAAGCCGCGCACCGTCACGGCGAAACGATCGTGCAATCGGATCTCGACAATCCCGA
- a CDS encoding DUF6496 domain-containing protein, with amino-acid sequence MPLKRGTSKETIGHNIKTEKKAGKSQKQSVAIALNQARKSGAKIPKKHHQ; translated from the coding sequence ATGCCACTGAAACGAGGCACATCGAAGGAAACCATCGGTCACAACATCAAGACCGAAAAGAAGGCGGGCAAATCGCAAAAACAGTCCGTCGCGATCGCGTTGAATCAGGCACGCAAGTCAGGCGCGAAGATTCCGAAGAAGCATCATCAGTAA
- a CDS encoding hybrid sensor histidine kinase/response regulator, with the protein MSDGIESARQAGVLRTDDLKDRPARAPDHAAEVRTLVTVAGAQTGRRDTLLQAIADAALGACRAGSAGISLLETTAEGNAVFRWRAVAGACAGFEGKTTEWAECPCGMTLELGAPQLFVEPHTFFKSLRDAGAVMTEGIITPIPIRGQESKQLGAIWVASHDEHRFDREDVRLLGNLAVLAGAALTLLDAQQAAEAEAAAAQQARRALEDAAHRRDEFIAMLGHELRNPMAPIDSSIAALKLLCAGEDQATDVLAIAQRQMRQLRTLVDDLLDAARLRHGKLAIKYSRTSLNEIIYDAITALKHHIDARKHRLEIEGLDQPVHVRADHVRLSQVIGNLLSNAAKYTPVGGTLKLRVELEPDPATDGAERGGMVSIVIEDNGVGMSREALDHVFELFAQSQANMRRSEGGLGIGLAVAKRLIELHDGTITLDSQGVGHGTRVTLELPILDREPQITHDQMTAVNAAPSRIMLVDDNVDALDALHLLLELEGHQVIVARSGHDAVKLAAKELPEVGIIDIGMPEMDGFEVARTIRSNKALTHMFLIALTGYSSESDKSRALAAGFDYHLTKPVSMERLADVLSHRDGRNIAGLV; encoded by the coding sequence ATGAGCGACGGCATCGAAAGCGCCCGGCAGGCGGGCGTATTGCGCACGGACGATCTGAAAGACCGGCCGGCGCGCGCACCCGATCATGCCGCCGAAGTCCGCACGCTGGTCACCGTCGCCGGCGCGCAAACGGGCCGCCGCGACACCCTGCTTCAAGCCATCGCCGATGCGGCGCTCGGTGCCTGCCGCGCCGGCAGCGCAGGTATCAGCCTGCTCGAAACCACCGCCGAAGGCAATGCCGTGTTCCGCTGGCGCGCGGTCGCTGGTGCATGCGCGGGGTTCGAAGGCAAGACAACCGAGTGGGCCGAATGCCCGTGCGGCATGACGCTCGAACTCGGCGCGCCGCAACTCTTCGTCGAGCCGCACACGTTCTTCAAGAGTCTGCGCGATGCGGGTGCCGTCATGACGGAAGGCATCATCACGCCCATTCCGATTCGCGGGCAGGAGTCGAAGCAACTGGGCGCGATCTGGGTCGCTTCGCACGACGAGCATCGCTTCGACCGCGAAGACGTGCGCCTTCTCGGCAATCTTGCCGTGCTCGCGGGTGCCGCGCTGACCCTGCTCGACGCGCAACAGGCCGCCGAAGCGGAAGCCGCCGCCGCGCAACAGGCACGGCGCGCGCTCGAAGACGCAGCGCACCGGCGCGACGAATTCATCGCGATGCTCGGGCATGAACTGCGCAATCCGATGGCGCCCATCGACAGTTCGATCGCCGCGCTCAAGCTGCTGTGCGCAGGCGAAGACCAGGCCACCGACGTGCTCGCCATCGCGCAACGGCAGATGCGCCAGCTACGCACGCTCGTCGACGATCTGCTCGATGCCGCGCGTCTGCGGCACGGCAAGCTGGCAATCAAATACAGCCGCACGTCGCTGAACGAAATCATCTACGACGCGATTACCGCGCTCAAGCATCACATCGACGCGCGCAAGCATCGGCTCGAAATCGAAGGACTCGACCAGCCCGTTCATGTGCGCGCCGATCATGTGCGCCTGAGTCAGGTGATCGGCAATCTGCTGTCGAACGCGGCGAAGTACACGCCAGTCGGCGGCACGTTGAAGCTGCGCGTGGAGCTGGAACCCGATCCCGCAACGGATGGCGCCGAGCGAGGCGGCATGGTGTCGATCGTCATCGAGGACAACGGCGTCGGCATGAGCCGCGAAGCGCTCGACCACGTTTTCGAGCTGTTCGCGCAGTCGCAGGCGAACATGCGCCGCTCGGAAGGCGGACTCGGCATCGGCCTCGCGGTCGCGAAGCGGCTGATCGAACTGCACGACGGGACGATCACGCTCGACAGTCAGGGCGTCGGCCACGGCACGCGCGTCACGCTCGAACTGCCGATACTCGATCGCGAGCCGCAGATCACGCACGATCAGATGACGGCGGTGAACGCCGCGCCGAGCCGCATCATGCTCGTCGACGACAACGTCGACGCGCTCGATGCGCTGCATCTTCTGCTCGAACTGGAAGGGCATCAGGTGATCGTTGCGCGCAGCGGCCACGATGCCGTGAAGCTCGCCGCGAAAGAGTTGCCGGAAGTCGGCATCATCGATATCGGCATGCCAGAGATGGACGGCTTCGAAGTCGCGCGCACGATCCGTTCGAACAAGGCGCTCACGCATATGTTCCTGATCGCGCTGACGGGCTACTCATCGGAATCCGACAAGTCGCGCGCGCTCGCTGCCGGCTTCGATTACCACCTCACGAAGCCTGTTTCGATGGAACGGCTCGCCGATGTGCTCTCGCATCGCGACGGCCGGAACATCGCCGGTCTTGTCTGA
- a CDS encoding GFA family protein: MNQQTIYEGGCACGAVRFRASGAPSRVGMCHCMTCRRVHGSAFGSYAIFARDAVTLSGNTREWRSSEQGRRHFCPLCGSVAFMVYADHDEIDLPIGAFDQTGLFEPAYELWCKRKEPWLPKGVRPEYDEEREH, encoded by the coding sequence ATGAACCAGCAAACGATTTATGAAGGCGGATGCGCGTGCGGCGCCGTGCGTTTTCGTGCGAGCGGCGCGCCTAGCCGCGTCGGAATGTGTCACTGCATGACGTGTCGGCGGGTGCACGGATCGGCATTCGGTTCGTACGCGATTTTCGCTCGCGACGCCGTGACCTTATCGGGTAACACGCGCGAATGGCGAAGCTCGGAGCAGGGCCGGCGTCACTTCTGTCCGCTGTGCGGATCGGTGGCATTCATGGTGTACGCCGACCACGACGAAATCGATCTGCCCATTGGCGCGTTCGATCAAACGGGACTCTTCGAGCCCGCCTATGAACTGTGGTGCAAGCGCAAGGAGCCGTGGTTGCCGAAGGGCGTGCGGCCCGAATACGACGAGGAGCGCGAGCACTAG